In Microbacterium sp. AB, a single genomic region encodes these proteins:
- a CDS encoding DUF779 domain-containing protein: MSDELSRVAVTDAAAALLRTLTAQHGPLMFHQSGGCCDGSAPMCFPVGMYLTGPGDVLLGTIDAGLDDPVEVYMSAAQFEYWKYTHLTIDVVPGRGAGFSVEGPTGMRFLIRSRMLTEPELERFGLASA; the protein is encoded by the coding sequence ATGAGCGACGAGCTGAGCAGGGTCGCGGTGACGGACGCCGCCGCCGCGCTGCTGCGCACCCTCACGGCCCAGCACGGGCCGCTCATGTTCCACCAGTCGGGCGGATGCTGCGACGGCTCGGCGCCGATGTGCTTCCCCGTCGGGATGTACCTGACGGGTCCCGGCGACGTCCTCCTCGGCACGATCGACGCCGGTCTCGACGACCCGGTCGAGGTCTACATGTCGGCCGCGCAGTTCGAGTACTGGAAGTACACGCACCTGACGATCGACGTCGTGCCGGGGCGCGGGGCCGGGTTCAGCGTGGAGGGGCCGACCGGGATGCGGTTCCTCATCCGCTCGCGCATGCTGACCGAGCCCGAGCTCGAGCGCTTCGGGCTGGCTTCTGCCTAG
- the exaC gene encoding acetaldehyde dehydrogenase ExaC, producing the protein MTIVEEGVSSVYAAPGEKGSVAQYRARYGHYIGGEFVEPVKGQYFENITPVTGKPFTEVGRGTVEDIDRAVDVAWKAFASWKKTTPSERANILNKIADRIEENLEAIAVAETWDNGKPVRETLGADIPLAVDHFRYFAGVLRAQEGSLSQIDEDTVAYHFHEPLGVVGQIIPWNFPILMATWKLAPALAAGNTVVLKPAEQTPASILFLFELVGDLLPAGVVNIVNGFGIEAGAPLAQHKGIRKVAFTGETTTGRLIMQYASQNLIPVTLELGGKSANIFFEDVSREQDAYYDKALEGFAFFALNQGEVCTCPSRALVQRSIYDSFLGDGLERVGRIRQGNPLDPETQIGAQASNDQLEKILSYIDIGKQEGAKLLTGGERVDLGGDLSGGYYVAPTVFEGSNSMRIFQEEIFGPVVSVTSFDDFDGAIHTANDTLYGLGAGVWSRSGDTAYRAGRAIEAGRVWTNTYHQYPAHAAFGGYKQSGIGRENHLKMLDHYQQTKNLLVSYAEGAQGFF; encoded by the coding sequence ATGACCATCGTGGAAGAAGGCGTCTCGAGCGTCTACGCCGCCCCCGGCGAGAAGGGGTCCGTCGCCCAGTACCGGGCACGCTACGGCCACTACATCGGCGGCGAGTTCGTCGAACCGGTCAAGGGCCAGTACTTCGAGAACATCACCCCCGTGACGGGCAAGCCGTTCACGGAGGTCGGCCGCGGCACCGTCGAGGACATCGACCGCGCCGTCGACGTCGCCTGGAAGGCGTTCGCGTCGTGGAAGAAGACCACGCCCAGCGAGCGCGCGAACATCCTCAACAAGATCGCCGACCGCATCGAGGAGAACCTCGAGGCGATCGCCGTCGCCGAGACGTGGGACAACGGCAAGCCGGTGCGCGAGACGCTCGGCGCCGACATCCCGCTGGCCGTGGACCACTTCCGCTACTTCGCCGGAGTCCTCCGCGCGCAGGAGGGCTCGCTCAGCCAGATCGACGAGGACACGGTCGCCTACCACTTCCACGAGCCGCTGGGCGTGGTGGGGCAGATCATCCCGTGGAACTTCCCCATCCTCATGGCGACGTGGAAGCTCGCCCCCGCGCTCGCCGCGGGCAACACGGTCGTCCTCAAGCCCGCCGAGCAGACCCCGGCGTCGATCCTCTTCCTCTTCGAGCTCGTCGGCGACCTCCTCCCGGCGGGCGTCGTCAACATCGTCAACGGCTTCGGCATCGAGGCCGGCGCCCCGCTCGCCCAGCACAAGGGCATCCGCAAGGTCGCGTTCACGGGCGAGACGACGACGGGCCGGCTCATCATGCAGTACGCGTCGCAGAACCTCATCCCGGTGACGCTGGAGCTCGGCGGCAAGAGCGCGAACATCTTCTTCGAGGACGTCTCGCGCGAGCAGGACGCCTACTACGACAAGGCGCTCGAGGGCTTCGCGTTCTTCGCGCTCAACCAGGGCGAGGTCTGCACGTGCCCGTCGCGTGCGCTCGTCCAGCGCTCGATCTACGACTCCTTCCTCGGGGACGGTCTCGAGCGGGTCGGGAGGATCCGGCAGGGCAACCCCCTCGACCCCGAGACGCAGATCGGCGCACAGGCGTCGAACGACCAGCTCGAGAAGATCCTGTCGTACATCGACATCGGGAAGCAGGAGGGCGCGAAGCTGCTCACGGGGGGCGAGCGCGTCGATCTCGGGGGCGACCTCAGCGGCGGCTACTACGTCGCGCCGACGGTGTTCGAGGGGTCGAACAGCATGCGGATCTTCCAGGAGGAGATCTTCGGCCCGGTCGTGTCCGTGACCTCGTTCGACGACTTCGACGGCGCCATCCACACCGCGAACGACACACTCTACGGCCTCGGCGCCGGCGTGTGGAGCCGTTCGGGAGACACCGCCTATCGCGCGGGCCGCGCCATCGAGGCGGGGCGTGTGTGGACGAACACGTACCACCAGTACCCGGCGCACGCGGCGTTCGGCGGATACAAGCAGTCGGGCATCGGCCGCGAGAACCACCTCAAGATGCTCGACCACTACCAGCAGACGAAGAACCTGCTCGTCTCGTACGCCGAGGGTGCGCAGGGCTTCTTCTGA